One window of the Salvia splendens isolate huo1 chromosome 1, SspV2, whole genome shotgun sequence genome contains the following:
- the LOC121797449 gene encoding nudix hydrolase 9 isoform X1: METVERRTEFVASDELPKFKLLLSCPAGLSPSEVSAVFDQKYDRIPHPDISLENTIAEMWERRVEQNPSLFNGLKFRYGGHGLDFGPDSSQKMNVRLHLGLTDYRTFVGTNLNPLWERFLVPSEDDWRRGQHTSNPLGNGAIVETSNKEVVVLQRSANVGEFPGHFVFPGGHPEPKELGIIRHQTDGSIQEMVEKRVSEEMFESIIREVVEEIGVPAATLGKPIFIGISQRALNVRPTAFFFIKCSLKSEEIHKCYSSAEDSYESTQLYTMPMSDLARITPKMPGCHQGGFALYELMVNAVKENKQSL; this comes from the exons AAATTTAAACTTCTACTGTCGTGTCCGGCAGGTCTCTCTCCTTCCGAG GTGTCAGCGGTGTTCGATCAGAAATATGATAGGATTCCCCATCCTGATATCAGTTTGGAAAACACAATTGCAGAG ATGTGGGAGAGGAGAGTTGAACAAAACCCATCCTTGTTCAATGGACTCAAGTTCAGG TATGGTGGCCACGGTCTGGATTTTGGGCCTGATTCTTCTCAGAAGATGAATGTTCGCCTTCACCTTGGCCTGACAGATTATAg GACATTTGTGGGGACAAATTTAAATCCTTTATGGGAAAGATTTCTCGTTCCATCTGAAG ACGACTGGAGAAGGGGTCAACATACCTCTAATCCTCTTGGCAATGGTGCAATTGTAGAGACATCTAACAAAGAAGTGGTTGTGCTGCAAAGAAGTGCCAATGTTGGCGAATTCCCTGGGCACTTTGTTTTCCCTGGAGGCCACCCAGAG CCCAAAGAACTTGGCATAATAAGACATCAAACAGATGGATCAATCCAGGAGATGGTAGAGAAAAGGGTTTCTGAGGAAATGTTTGAGAGCATTATTCGTGAAGTAGTTGAAGAAATTGGAGTTCCTGCTGCTACCCTT GGCAAGCCCATCTTTATTGGTATATCACAGAGAGCGTTGAATGTTAGACCAACTGCCTTCTTCTTCATTAAATGCAGTCTTAAGTCGGAGGAGATTCATAAGTGCTATTCGAGCGCTGAAGATAGTTACGAATCAACCCAGCTTTATACCATGCCAATG AGTGATTTGGCCCGCATTACGCCTAAAATGCCGGGATGCCACCAAGGAGGATTTGCACTCTATGAGTTGATGGTTAATGCTGTGAAAGAGAACAAACAATCCTTGTAG
- the LOC121797449 gene encoding nudix hydrolase 9 isoform X2, with protein sequence METVERRTEFVASDELPKFKLLLSCPAGLSPSEVSAVFDQKYDRIPHPDISLENTIAEMWERRVEQNPSLFNGLKFRYGGHGLDFGPDSSQKMNVRLHLGLTDYRTFVGTNLNPLWERFLVPSEDDWRRGQHTSNPLGNGAIVETSNKEVVVLQRSANVGEFPGHFVFPGGHPEPKELGIIRHQTDGSIQEMVEKRVSEEMFESIIREVVEEIGVPAATLGKPIFIGISQRALNVRPTAFFFIKCSLKSEEIHKCYSSAEDSYESTQLYTMPMIRCKPTIIDLRYFLSRKVWYVT encoded by the exons AAATTTAAACTTCTACTGTCGTGTCCGGCAGGTCTCTCTCCTTCCGAG GTGTCAGCGGTGTTCGATCAGAAATATGATAGGATTCCCCATCCTGATATCAGTTTGGAAAACACAATTGCAGAG ATGTGGGAGAGGAGAGTTGAACAAAACCCATCCTTGTTCAATGGACTCAAGTTCAGG TATGGTGGCCACGGTCTGGATTTTGGGCCTGATTCTTCTCAGAAGATGAATGTTCGCCTTCACCTTGGCCTGACAGATTATAg GACATTTGTGGGGACAAATTTAAATCCTTTATGGGAAAGATTTCTCGTTCCATCTGAAG ACGACTGGAGAAGGGGTCAACATACCTCTAATCCTCTTGGCAATGGTGCAATTGTAGAGACATCTAACAAAGAAGTGGTTGTGCTGCAAAGAAGTGCCAATGTTGGCGAATTCCCTGGGCACTTTGTTTTCCCTGGAGGCCACCCAGAG CCCAAAGAACTTGGCATAATAAGACATCAAACAGATGGATCAATCCAGGAGATGGTAGAGAAAAGGGTTTCTGAGGAAATGTTTGAGAGCATTATTCGTGAAGTAGTTGAAGAAATTGGAGTTCCTGCTGCTACCCTT GGCAAGCCCATCTTTATTGGTATATCACAGAGAGCGTTGAATGTTAGACCAACTGCCTTCTTCTTCATTAAATGCAGTCTTAAGTCGGAGGAGATTCATAAGTGCTATTCGAGCGCTGAAGATAGTTACGAATCAACCCAGCTTTATACCATGCCAATG ATTCGCTGCAAACCCACAATAATTGATCTCCGGTATTTCCTGAGTAGAAAAGTCTGGTATGTAACTTGA
- the LOC121758282 gene encoding ankyrin repeat-containing protein At5g02620-like, with protein MESSSAGQTPYISSPVGQTPRKKMTKQLTGKRDDSALHSAARAGNVMAIQDMIEDVAEEDLIEVLSKENWAGETALYVAAEYGYHELVRELIQFYDLAAAGIKAKNGFDALHIAAKQGDLEVVKVLMEAYPELSMTVDIANTTALHTAATQGRIEVVNYFLESECSLATIAKSNGKTALHSAARNGHVQVVEALLSKEPRITTRTDKKGQTALHMAAKGQNLDVVAFLIRADASTINMVDSKGNTPLHIAARKGRDQIVNFLLSHKETDTRVVNRSNETALDAAEKKEITSLLQGHGVLSARAINPQASELKKTVSDIKHEVHNQLEHTRQTRKRVQGIAKRLNKMHVEGLNNAINSTTVVAVLIATVAFAAIFTVPGQYVDDPNDIPPGLSLGEANIAPRVAFLVFFVVDSIALFISLAVVVVQTSVVVIESRAKKQMMAIINKLMWVACVMVSVAYLALSFVVVGDRERWLAVLVTIVGTTIMATTLGTMCFWVVMHRIESKNKRMVRKMALASRSRSGTLSVLPSDGEVADAEFDKMYAI; from the exons ATGGAGAGTTCATCGGCAGGGCAGACTCCGTACATATCATCACCGGTGGGGCAGACTCCGAGGAAGAAAATGACGAAGCAGCTGACGGGTAAGCGCGACGACTCGGCGCTTCACTCGGCCGCGCGAGCGGGGAATGTGATGGCAATACAAGATATGATCGAGGACGTTGCCGAGGAAGATCTGATTGAGGTTTTATCCAAGGAGAATTGGGCGGGCGAGACGGCCTTGTACGTGGCCGCTGAGTACGGCTATCACGAGCTGGTGAGGGAGTTGATTCAGTTCTACGATCTGGCCGCGGCCGGAATCAAGGCCAAGAACGGTTTCGACGCCCTCCATATTGCCGCCAAACAGGGCGATTTAGAGGTTGTGAAGGTGCTCATGGAGGCGTATCCGGAGCTGTCTATGACGGTCGACATAGCCAACACGACAGCGCTGCACACCGCGGCCACGCAGGGCCGGATTGAGGTGGTCAATTATTTCTTGGAATCGGAGTGCAGCCTCGCTACTATAGCTAAGAGTAATGGGAAAACGGCATTGCACTCTGCGGCTAGAAACGGGCACGTTCAAGTTGTCGAGGCCCTTCTGAGTAAGGAGCCCAGGATCACCACACGCACGGATAAGAAGGGCCAAACAGCGCTCCACATGGCTGCCAAGGGCCAAAACCTAGACGTCGTGGCGTTTCTCATCAGGGCCGACGCCTCCACCATTAACATGGTTGATAGTAAGGGCAATACGCCCCTGCACATCGCTGCACGCAAGGGCAGGGACCAG ATCGTCAACTTTTTGCTGAGCCATAAGGAGACGGACACGAGAGTGGTGAACCGGTCCAACGAGACAGCGCTGGATGCAGCAGAGAAGAAGGAGATCACGTCACTGCTGCAGGGACATGGGGTGCTAAGTGCGCGGGCCATAAACCCACAGGCGTCAGAGCTGAAGAAGACAGTGAGCGACATAAAGCACGAGGTGCACAACCAGCTAGAGCACACAAGGCAGACGCGGAAGCGCGTGCAGGGAATCGCGAAACGCCTCAACAAGATGCACGTAGAGGGGCTGAACAACGCAATCAACTCAACAACGGTGGTGGCCGTGCTGATCGCCACAGTGGCGTTCGCGGCCATCTTCACGGTGCCAGGGCAGTACGTGGACGACCCGAACGACATCCCGCCAGGGCTTTCTCTCGGGGAGGCCAACATTGCGCCCAGGGTGGCATTCCTGGTGTTCTTCGTGGTCGACTCGATCGCGCTGTTCATATCattggcggtggtggtggtgcagaCGTCGGTGGTGGTGATAGAGAGCAGGGCAAAGAAGCAGATGATGGCGATCATAAACAAGCTCATGTGGGTGGCGTGCGTGATGGTGTCGGTGGCGTACTTGGCACTGTCGTTCGTGGTGGTCGGGGACAGGGAGAGATGGCTCGCGGTGTTGGTGACAATAGTCGGGACGACGATCATGGCCACGACGTTGGGGACAATGTGTTTTTGGGTGGTGATGCATAGGATTGAGAGCAAGAACAAAAGGATGGTTAGAAAAATGGCTCTAGCAAGCAGGTCCAGATCGGGAACTCTCTCCGTGCTGCCCTCCGATGGAGAGGTTGCCGATGCAGAATTCGATAAAATGTATGCAATTTGA